ATGTACTTTTCGTACTGGCTTACTGCAGGACGGCCCGGATGGTTGATCGCGCGACCGGCGGCTGCGGGCACGGCGGGAATGCGCGGGTCCTGCTTCTTCTCCTTCAGGATCTGCGCGGAAGGCGCCTCGGGCAGTTCGGCCTCGGCGGTGTTCTCCGCCACGGTCGACGAGCTGTATGCGGCAAACGGGCTGCTTTCATGCGCCAGTTCCGCAAAGCTCGCGGTGGCGGGCAGTGCGGTTGCGACCAACATCGGCTCGGCTACCGTGTGCAACGCCTGCGCCTTGGTGCAGGCTGCGACTCCGAGCAGCATTCCGGCGACTGCCGCCGGTCGAGAAATCTTCATCCACTTCTTCATTTGAATCCTTGTCCTTTCGCTCCGCGCTCTGCGGTGGGCTGCGCGAGCGAAGTACTTTTTCATGCTGTCTCCAAAGGGACGCAAGAACCGGCGATGCGGTTGTATTTCTTGCAGTTTCATCAACAGCTTTCTCGCGCGGCAGCTTTCCATTTCCGGCTTCAGCGTTACCACTTCGGCAACAGACGCCCGAAAGCCGTTGACCCTGCCGCGCCGCGCCGCGATGCTCAAAGCTGGAGAACCTGCGCGCCATGCCGAACGATCCGTACGCGAAAGACTGGGAAGCACGCCTGCGCGATGCCGCCACGCGCATCGAGGCGGAACTGCGTCAGGCCGCAAACACGATCGACACCGAGGTTGTGCCCGAGGTGCGCCGCCATAGCTCCAACGCGCTGCGTTCACTGGCGGCCAAGCTCGACCAGCTCGCTGCGCATATGGACGACGCCCGTCGCGGCACTCCGTCGACCCCGCCGCGCGCCTCTGAGGCATCGTCATCCGCCCCGCGTCCCGACTCGCCCTATCCGCGCTCGGCCTACGATGATCCCACGGACGGCCGATCCGAATGAGCTTCCGTCTTCACCTTCGAGTGGCGTTGCTCGCACTGCTTTGCGTCGGACTGGCTGGTTGCCACCATCACGCCAAGTACGCCAGCAACCAGGCGCCGGATCGTCCGGACTGGTCTTCGGGCTACCCGCCGAAGCATCGTAAGCCCGCGCCGAGCAGCGGCGATCGTGCCTCCGCGACCCCGCGTCCGACTGCGCCTCGGCCGTCCGCTCCGGCGCCTGACACCTCGAACCTCACCCTCACCGGCAAGCCCATCATGACCGAAACCGGCATGGCGAGCTGGTACGGACCCTCGTTCCACAACCGCAAAGCCGCAGACGGCAGCACCTACGACCAGAATGGCCTCACCGCGGCGCACCGTACGCTGCCGCTGGGCTCGCTGGCCCGCGTGACGAACCTGGCCACCAATGAAAGCGTCATCGTCCGCATTACGGACCGCGGCCCCTTCGTGCGCGGCCGCCTCATGGACCTCTCCGAAGGCGCGGCCAAGCGGATCGACCTCTACCGCATGGGCGTCGCCAAGGTGAAGGTCGAGGCCTACTCGCCTTCGTCCGCGACGGTTGAAAAGCCCGGTCTGTGGGCGGTGCAGGCAGGCGCGTTCTCCACGCAGCGCGACGCGAATGACCTCCGCGACGCGCTCGCCAAGCGCTACGCCACGGCGAGGATTCAGGAGTTCCAGGGGCCGACAGGCTACTGGGTCCGCATCGACCCGCCCGGCCGCGTGAAAGAGCAGGCGCAGGCCATCCGGGAGTGGATCGGCAAGCCTGACGATCAGGCCGATGCGTTCCTCGTGCGCCTGGACTAAGAGAAAATCCACAGTTCTGCTATACTGAATCCTGCAACAAACCCCTCGGTCGCTCTTCAAGCATCACAGAAGGCACCGCAGAAAGCATACCCATGCCAAAGTTGAAGACCCACTCGGGCGCGGCGAAGCGCTTCAAGAAGACTGCATCCGGCAAGTTCAAGCGCGGCCAGTCCAAGATGCGCCACATCCTTACGTCGAAGTCGGTGAAGACGAAGCGTCATCTTCGTCAGATCACCCTCGTCTCCGTAGCGGATACGCCGAAGGTCGCCCGCATGCTTCCTTACGCTTAAAGCGTAAGAAGCAGTAGAGGTTTCTCCATCAAGTCAGCCGAACATGCGTCCATGGCTGCTGGGCTAGCAAATCGCGAACCCCATTGAGATGTGAGGAGAGCAACAAGCGTGTGAAGTGGCCCTCTTGCCACCAGCCGCTCAACCGAAGTACGCAAACAGGAGCACACGATGCCTCGTGTAAAACGCAGTACAAAGCGCGCTGATCGCCGCCGCAAGATTCTTAAGCGCGCCAGCGGCTATTTCCTCACCAAGTCCAAGCTCTATCAGGCCGCTCAGGAAGCCGTCGAGCGCGGTCTCAAGTTCGCCTACATCGGCCGTAAGCAGAAGAAGCGTCAGTACCGCTCGCTGTGGATCGTCCGTATCGGCGCAGCAGCCAAGCTGAACGGCATGAGCTACTCGACCTTCATCAACGGCCTCAAGAAGGCTGGCAACGGCCTCGATCGCAAGATCCTTGCTGACATCGCCGCCAACGACGCAGCAGGCTTCACGGCCCTCGTCGCGCAGGCGAAGGCTGGCCTCGCAGCCGCCAAGAAGTAACCGATTCCGCAACACAGCAAAAGGCGTGGCCCTTGGCCACGCCTTTTGTTGTGTTGCACGGAGTTGGGGAGGCGAGTGCGTAGGGGTGGGGTTTTCGAGCCGAGATGGGTGAGGTCCCGGGTATAGGCTTGAGGTCGGGGGAAACCCGCATCCTTGAGCATCCTGCAAACCCACATCTCAAAAATCGAGATGTGGGGCACCCGTTCGTCGCCAAGCCTAACCCCTACACCCTATCCCTTACACCCTGGGCCCTACACCCTGAGCCCTGGGCCCTCAAACCAGCGTTACCCTGCAGCGGCCATGGCTCGCTCGGCCTTGCGCTGACGCTTCTGTTCGTACATGATCTCGTCGGCCTGTGCGAGCAGGTCTTCGATGCTGCCGCCCTGCTTAGCCGGATCGCAGACCACCGAGCCGAGGCTCAGTGAAAGCTCGAACGGGTAGCGGTGCTTCGCGTTCGTGGCTTCGACTTCGCTGCGAATGCGGTCGCAAAGCTCTGCCGCCAGCTCCGGGCTGCCGTCGAGCGCTACGGCGGCGAACTCGTCGCCACCCATGCGGCCGATCACGTCGCTCTTGCGGAAGCTCGACATCAGCAACTCGCCCACACGCTTCAGGGCCTCGTCGCCCATCTTGTGGCCGTGCGTATCGTTGATCTGCTTGAAGAGATCGAGGTCGATGTAGATCAGCAGCAGCGGCGTGCGCAGCTTCTGTGCCTTCACCCAGTGCGCCTGCGCAAACGCCATGAAGCCGCGGCGGTTGTAGAGTCCCGTTAGCTGATCGGTGAAGACCATCTCGCGCAACGCAGCCTGGCGACGCAGGAACGCGATGATGCCGAAGAGCAGCACTGCCAGCACCGCGAGTACGCCCGCGAGCCAGCTCAGGTGCTCTGCGCTCCACCACGGCGCGCCGTGCACGACGACCACATCCTCCGGCACGCGCATCATTACGACGACTGCCTTCGGCTCGCGCGACTGGTCCACGATCATCATGGCCACGCCAGTGACGCTCAACGTGCTGCCCTTGCTGTACTCGCGGTGCATCGCCGAGTGCGGAATGCGCGCGCTGAAAACAGTGTTGCCATCCTGCAGCAGCAGCACTTCTTCGTTGCCGCGTTCGAACTGCTCGCGCAGCTTGCCGCTCAGCTTCACCAGTTGCGAATCATGCGGAGCGACCTGAAAGCCATCGCGGTTCACGATCATCTCGCTCGCGCGCACTTCCAGCGGACGTAGCGGCGGAGCGCTGCCCAACTCCTGGAAGATCGCGTTCTCCATCTGCGGCGCGTAGGTGCCCTTGCCGGGGTAGCCCACTGCCTCCACACGCGTGCCCAGCGGCACCTTGCGGTCAAGTCCGCTCTGTACGAAGAGGCTTCCGCCCTCGTTGTCTTCCAGGTAAAGGCCTTCGCCGGCGCGTGACCACGTCACCGTGCCGGTGACCTTCACCATGTCCACGCCGTCGCGGCCCTGGCGGAACTGCAGCATCGCGTTCAGCGGACGGTTCGGCAGATCGAACGGCTCCCGCGGGGCCGGGCGCTCGATCGCAATGTCGTCCAGGTCGGTCACGAAGAGTCGAATGCCAATGTACTGGCGGCGGTCGTTGAAGACCGTGCCGCAAACGCCTTTGAGCCGCACCACGGCGGCCGTCAGCGCGTGAACATCCTCAGGCTTGAACGCCTGCACGACCGCAGTCACGAGCAGGCTGTCGCCGATGTCTACGGTGAGGACCAGGCGTGGGTGTCCCCACAGCGTCTGGATCGCCGCGGTGCGCACGATGCCGCGCACGGCAACGCGTTCGCTGTCATGGACTCCGCCCTGCAGGTCGGCCGCAGGCAGCAGCTTCGGCTCGGCCAGCGACTGGTGTCCGGTGACGGTCACATTGTCCGCCACGACAATCGGCGCAAACAGTCCCGGCTCGGTGTGCCCGTGCACCGTCACGCGATCGCCCGCGGCGGTTAGCGGAGCCTGCGTCAGGCGATCAATCGAGATGCCGCCGGTGCTGTCCGCGAGAAAGAAGCTGTTCTTCCAGCCGGAGAGCGCGGTGACGGTGCCCGATAGCTCCACCGGGCGGTGCTCCGAGGCCATCTCCGGCGCCAGTGAGCGGATGGAGGTGACCGTGGTCATGGGTGTCTGCGCAGCAGCAGGCAAAGCGCTCAAAAGCAGCGCAAAAAACAACGATTTGGGGCAGGAGGACATTGTCTTGTTCAGGATACGAACCGGCGCGGGCTTTGGATGCTACCCGAATGCGAAGCAGGGGTGACACATTAGGGTCACGTTACCGTCTTACCGCAATCCGCCGGCGAAAGAATGCCCCTACAAAATGCTTTCAGCGGCAGCGTAGACTGATCGCCATGAATCTCCGCGCTGCCGTTTCCGTCGTCTGCCTGCTCGCCTCCACTGCCTGCCTTGCGCAGCAGCCTACGGTCGCCCCTGCCGCGAAAACCGCGCCTGCACAGGAAAAGAAGCCGGGCCAGCTCGCGATCACCTTCGACGACCTGCCGGAGCACAGCTCGCTGCCGCAGGGCATGACGCGCCTCGAGATCGCGCAGCGCATCCTCAAGGTGATTCAGCAGGAGCACCTGCCGCCGATCACCGGCATGGTCAACGGTTTCTGGCTGGAGCGCGACCCTAAGGGCTCCGCCGGCGTGCTCGAGGCCTGGCGTGACGCAGGCCAGCCCATCGCGAGCCACACCTGGTCGCACATGAACCTCAACGAGAAGCCGCTGGAGCAGTGGACCGCGGACGTCGAAAAGAACGAGCCGCTGCTGCAGAAGATGGCGGCGTACCCGGCCTCGGCACCGCAGAAGCAGTCGTGGAAGTACCTCCGCTATCCGTTCCTCGCCGAGGGCGAGACGCCCGAGAAGAAGGCTGCCGCCGTCGCGTGGCTCACGCAGCACGGCTATATGATCGCCGACGTCACCATGAGCTGGGGCGACTACAACTGGAACTCCGTCTACGCGCGCTGCGTCGCCAAACAGGAGAAGACCGCCATCCAGCGCCTACACGACACCTATCTCGCTGCGGCGCGGCAGAACATGTGGGCCGAGCGCCTGACGAGCCTGCAGGCTTTCCAGCGCGACATCCCGCACGTCGTGCTCATGCACATCGGAGCCTTTGACGCGATGATGTTCCCCGAGCTGATCGCGCAGATGCGTGCGGATGGCTACACCTTCGTCTCGCTGCCGCAAGCGGAGATGGACCCGGCCTACAGCACTCCTCTCTCGAGGCGCGCAGGCGGTGGCTTCCTCGAAGACCAGGTCGCCCACGCAAAGGGCCTGCCCATCCAGCATCGCGATGACTACTCCAAGGAGCTCGAAGCGATGTGCCGCTAACGGCTCGATCTTCCTCTGCGCTCCAACATAACGTTGGGTGTCCCATCCGTGCCGGGTGCCCCACCCGTGCGCCGCTCTTGGCGAACGGGTGGGAGCCACGAACTCTGACGCGCCACCACACCCACCGCACTCTGTGCGAGACTCCCAACATGCACCTCCGCCGTCTCGGCCTCGCGTGGTTGTTCTTCGTTGCGATGGCGGCGGCTGCGCATGCGCAGGGTCCACAGGTGGTCTTCACGTTCGACGACCTTCCCGCACACGGCCCGCTGCCCCCGGGCATGACGCGCCCGATGCCGGTAAAGAGCATTCTTGCCACGCTGAAAGCTGAGAAGATGCCGCCGGTCTACGGCTTCGCGAACGGCTATCGCGTCGCGCAGTACCCCTACCAGATCGAGATCCTCGACGCGTGGCGCGCGGCCGGTGAACCCATCGGCAGCCACACCTGGTCGCACCCCGAGCTCGACCTGATGACGGCGCAGGGCTACATCGACGACATCAAGCAGAATGAGCCGCTGCTCAAGCGCGTGCATCCTGTCGGCGACTGGCACTGGTTCCGCTACCCGTTCCTCGAAGAAGGCAACACGCTCGCCAAGCGGGACGCCGTGCGCTCGTGGCTCTTCAGGAACGGCTATCACGTCGCCGAAATCTCGCTCGACTTCCAGGATTACAACTGGAACGACGCTTACGCGCGCTGCGCGCTGAAGCATGATGAGCGCGCGATCAAAGACCTGCACGACACCTATCTGCAAGCCGCGTCGGAAGCTTCGAAGGCTTTCCGTCAGCTCTCGCACACGCTCTATGGCCGCGACATCCCGTACATCCTGCTGATGCATGTCGGCGCCTTCGACGCGAAGATGCTGCCCGAACTCATTCAGCAATTCCGCAGCGAAGGCTACAGCTTCATCAAGCTGGAACAGGCCGAAGCCGATGATGCCTACCAGTTCGATCCGCACGTCACCACCAAGGGCGGCTCGACCTTCATGGAGCAGGTCGCCGCCGCACGCAAGGTGACCGTCCCCGAGCTGCCTGACTTCACTGACGAGCTCAATAAAGCCTGCCGCGAATCAAAAGAATCGGGAAAGGTGAAGGAGTAGGCAAGAACGGGTGCCCCACATCGTGCTTTTTGAGATGTGGGTTTGCAGGACTCAACCGCTCGAGATCCGTACCGCCATCCATTCCCACCGCATCCGCTATCCTAGAGACCTATGCCCGACACCCCCACGCAAGAGCCTCTGCTGCACACGCGCACGGCCCCCGATGAACCCTTCACCGGCACGCCTCCGTTCGAGTCATGGGGGCGCTATCCACGCTTCAACGCGACCGTGAAGGAACTGCACTGGCAGAGCGACTTTCCGCGCATCATCGACGGCGTGCATGAAGGCGCGCTCGCCGTGGGCATGGGGCGCAGCTACGGCGACGTAGGTCTGCTCAAAGACGGCACGCTGGTTCACACCACCAGCATGAACCGCTTGCTGCACTGGGACCCTGAGACCGGCGTGCTTACCGCAGAAGCTGGCATCACGCTGGCGCAGATCCTTGACTTCGCCGTGCCGCGCGGCTTCTTCCTGCCCGTTACGCCCGGCACGAAGTTCGTGACGCTCGGCGGCGCGATCGCCAACGACGTACACGGCAAGAACCACGAGGCCGCAGGCTCCTTCGGCAATCACGTCCCACGCTTTGAACTCGTACGCTCCGACGGCACGCGCTTGTTGTGCTCAGCCACCGAGAACCCCGACCTGTTTGCGGCCACCATCGGCGGTATGGGGCTCACAGGTGTCATTGTCTGGGCGCAGCTTCGCCTGAAGCCCATCGTCAGCCGCATGATCGACTACGAGGGCATCCAGTTCCACGGCATCGACGAGTTCCTCGACATCAAGAAGGCGTACCCCAACGTGGAGTACACCGTGTCATGGCTCGACTGTGTTTCGCAGGGCAAGAACTTCGCGCGCGGTATCTACATGCTCGGCGACCACTCGAAGGACCCCGGCGAACTCAAGCCCTCCGGCAAGCCCAAGCTCACGTTCCCCATCGAAGCCCCGGGCTTCATGCTGAACAAGCTCTCGATCTCCGCGTTCAACACGGTCTTCTTCCATAAGCAGATGAAGAAGCACGTCATCACCAAGCAGGACTACGAGCCGTTCTTCTACCCGCTCGACGCCGTGCACAAGTGGAACCGCATGTACGGTAAGCGTGGCCTTGTGCAGTTCCAGTTCGCCTTGCCGTGGGAGACCAGCAAGGAAGGCACCATCGCCATGCTGCAGGAGATCACCAAGTCCGGCCTCGCCAGCTTCCTCGCTGTGCTCAAGACCTTCGGCGACGTGCCTTCGCTCGGCATGATGAGCTTCCCGATGCCCGGCTTCATGTTCGCGCTCGACTTCCCCATCAAGGACATCACCTTCCCGCTCATGCAGCGCCTCGGCGACATGACGAAGGACTACGGCGGCCGCCTCTACCCGGCCAAGGACGCCTGCATGACGCCCGAACAGTTCCGCGCCTACTACCCGCAGTTCGAGCGCTTCGCGCGCTACAAGGACCCCGCCATCACGTCGAGCTTCTGGGAGCGCGTCGCAGGAGGTTCGCGATGAGCAACATGCCTGCCACTACTACTCCAAACGCTACAGGCTCCAACGCTGCCGTCATTGCTGCCACAAAGAAGGGAAGCACCGAGCCTTACACGCCGAAGCGCATCTTGATCCTCGGCGCGACCAGCGGCATGGCGGAAGAGACCGCGCGCCTGTGGGCCGAGCGCGGCGATAGCCTCTTCCTCGTCGCACGCGACAGCAACAAGCTCGCCGCCGTTGCTGCGGACCTCAAGATTCGCGGCGCATCGTACGTGGACTCCGCTGTGGCCGACCTCGACGACACCGCGCGCCACCCAGAGCTGCTCGCGCACGCAATCAACTCGCTCGGCGGTCTTGATGTGGCCTTCGTCGTCATGGGACTGCTCGGCGATCAGACCGCGTCGGAGAAGAACTTCACGGACGCACACCGTGTGCTGCACACGAACTACACCGCCCCGGCGAGCCTGCTCACCTGGCTCGGCAACTACTGCGCGCAGCGTCACTCGGGCACGCTTGCCGTCGTGAGTTCGGTGGCGGGCGAGCGCGGCCGCAAGTCGAACTACGTGTACGGCTCAGCAAAATCTGGCCTCACGGCGTTCACGGACGGCCTTCGCAATCGTATTGATCGCGACGGCGTTCGCGTGATGACGATCAAGCCCGGCCCGGTGAAGACCGCGATGACCGAGTCGATGACGAACCCGCCTCCGGGTATGATCTCAGTCGAGTCCGCCGCACAGATCCTCGTTCGCGGCATCGACAAGGGCACGGACATCCTCTACGTCCCCGGCAAGTTTCGCCTGATCATGGCAATCATCCGCGCCATCCCTGAAAGCATCTTCAAGAAGCTCAATCTCTAACAACCAAACAGCTTTGCCCCAGCGCCTCTCTCCGGAGAGGCGTTTTGCGATGCGTTCGATAGCTCTTCGCAACTATCTTTCGATGTCGCCTCGCGACGGGTTATGGAAATACGATGCGTTTCCATTCTGTGCGTATGACGCGCCATCATGCATCGTTCTGCGATGCCGCAGAAGTTGCAGCAATATGAAGATTTCGAGGCAACCAAATCTTTGGCACGCTAATTGCTTCTTGGCAGACTGACGCCTTCACCAGACTTCAAAGCTCCTCCCCATAAGGTGTCGCTTCATTCCATCCGAGGTAACAACTGCATGTTCGATCCCTCTAATTTTCGCGTAGCCAAGGCCGTCCGTCGTGGACTTCTCGTCCTTGCCTGCGTTGCTGCTGTGACCGCCGGTCATGCGCAGTCCGCTCGTGGCGTCATCACCGGTACGGTGCAGGATCCCAGCGGCGCCACTGTGCCCAACGCCAATGTGACACTGCGTTCGCCCTCGCAGGGCACCACTACCGGTGTGCACACGAACTCGGCCGGCATCTATCGCTTTGAAGGTGTGAACCCCGGCGACTACGTTGTCACCGTCGCGGCTCCTGGCTTCTCGAAGTCGGAAGTTCCTGCAACGGTTCACGTCGGCGACACGGTCGGTCGCGACTTCAAGATGGCCGTGGGCGCAGCCTCGGACACCGTCGAAGTCAGCACCAGCAATCTGGAACTGCAGACCGAAGATGCTGTTCGTGGAAGCACGATCACCTCGAAGGAACTGGCGGAGCTTCCGCTCGCCAGCCTGAACTCGCTGAACCTGATTACGACCAACCCGGGCGTGGTTCGCTCCAACCAGGGTGGTTCGCTCGATAGCGGTATCGGCGGCGTCAATGGCGCGCGCGCCCGCTCGAACAACTTCCTGATTGACGGTTTGAACAACAACGACATCTCCGTCGCTGGCCCTCAGGCGACCATCACGAATAACGATGAGTTGTCGGAAGTGAACTTCCAGACTTCGAACTTCTCACCCGAGTTTGGTCGCGCTGGCGGTGCTGTTGTTTCGCAGATCACCAAGTCGGGCACCAACAAGTGGCACGGCACGATCGCCACGGAATATCGTAGCCAGTACTTCAACGCCAGCACGCAGACACAGCGCAACGCCTATACCAGCGCTTTGGCGACCTACAACACAGCTGTTCTGACCAATCCGAACTACCCTGTTCCGATGCTCAAGAACAAGTTCCACGATATCTACCCGGCGATCACGATCGGCGGACCGCTGGTGATTCCGCACTTGTACGACGGGCATGATCGCACCTTCATCTTCGGTGGCGGCCAGCTGGACCGTTACGTCGCGAACTCACTGGCGACGTTCTCGAACGTGCCTACGGATGCCGGTATCGCCACGCTGCAAACGCTGGCTTCCTCCTGCCCGAACGTTGCTTTCTACCTGAACCTGCTGCAGCAGGCGGGGAACCCCCGCGGCTCCGCGTCCGGCGTGGGTACCGGCACCGTCGACATTTCGGCTCCGACTTCGGCCGCTGCGCCGACGTGCAACGGTGTTGCACGCACCGGTTCGGTCTCCTACGGCCAGTTCTATCGTTATGCCCGCGACGTCTACCAGGATGACAATTTCCTTGTCCGCGTGGATCACAAGGCTTCCAGCAAGCAGGACATGATGTTCCGTTTCCTGTTTGACGACAACAACGAAACTCTTGGCGGTGCAGAAGGCCTCGGCCCGCAGTTTGACGTACCGGGTCGCTATCGCAACATGGGCGCTGCGTTCACCGACGTCTATCAGATCCGCAACAATCTCGTGAACGAGTTCCGCTTCGGATTCGTGCGCAACAACCTGCGCTACGACATTCCGAGCGACCATACTTTGGCTCAGACTCTTCCTGCGTATGGCTTCTCGGGCACGGGTACCCTGGCAATTCCTTCGGTCAGCTCGTCCTTTAACCAGGGCCGTATCTCGAACAACTTCGAGTATGAAGACGTCGTAACCTACATCAAGGGTCATCACGCCTTCAAGTTCGGCGTCGAAATTCAGCGCCAGCTCGCTATCCAGCAGGCACCGTTCAACGGACGCGGTACGGTTACTTACACGGCCTGCACCACGACGAGCTGCTCGCCGGGCGGTATCTCCACCACGATCTCCGCGTTCTCGAACTTCATCGACAACTACGCTGGTGTCACCACCAGCCCGGTTGCGAAGGTGTTCGATACGGTGTATCCGAATCAGCCGGGCAAGTACCGTCCGAACCTGTTCTCTTACTCGTTCTTCGTGCAGGACACGTACAAGATGACGCCGAACCTCAGCATCGTCTACGGCGTGCGCTATGAGAACTTCGGCCAGCCCGCAAACGGAGCGCTGAGCCATCCCGCCTTCAATGGCTACGGCACGAACGACTTCGCCGGCATCTCGAAGGTGAACGTAGACAACAACAATATTGGACCCACCATCGGCTTCTCCTACCAGCCGCATACGGGTTCCGGTCTCTTCAACGGCCGCACCGTGATCCGCGGTGGCTACCAGTTGACCTACGACACGTTCTTCAACAATCTGCTGTCGAACGCCAAGGCTGCATCGCCGAACTCGCCGTCGAACCTGCCGGTTCCTAGCACCTCGACGACGACGACACCTCGTGGTCTCAGCAATCCGGCTGCTCTTCTTGCCTCGGCGGTTCCGACGCTGACGCCGTACACCACGGAAATGTCGGACCTCAAGAAGGACCTCCGCAACCCTTACTATCACCACTTCTCGCTCGGCATCCAGGAAGAACTGCCTGGCCACATCCTGCTCGACATCGCTTACGTTGGAACGCAGGGTCGTCAGCTCTTCTTCACCGATCCCCTGAACCCGGCGCTGCCGAACGCTACCTTCACGGGCACGGCGACGCAGACCACTTCGCTCTACGGCTCGCAGACTCTGCGCCTGTATGCGAACCGCGGCACGATCCAGATTCGTGACGGCGGTGCGACGTCCAACTACAACTCGGTGCAGGTGCAGGTTCGCCACTCCGGTCTCAAGACCGTAGCCGGCCGCCTCTACTTCACCAGCTCGTACACCTATGGCAAGAGCCTCGACGTCATCTCGGAGACCTTCGCCACCAACTCTTCGGCTCAGAACCCTTCGCGTTCGCCCGCAGTGGCTGATATTCGTTCGCTCGATTACGGTCCCTCGGACAATGATCGCCGTCACGTATCCTCCACCGTCGTCAACTTCCAGGTTCGTGGACCGGAAAGCGGCGTTCTGGCACGCGTACTCGGTGGCTGGTCCATCGCTCCGATCCTCACGGTTCAGAGCGGTACTCCGTACACCGTCCTGAACGGTGTTGACCGCGATCTCGATGGTTCATCCATCGGCGACCGCGCAGACATCGGCAACAAGAATGCTCCGTTTGATTCGCGTGGCATGGTCACCACGGCCTGCGCAAGTGGTCTGTATGACGGCGGCAAGTACGCTGCTGCTGTGGCTGCCGGTGTGGCTACGGCCACGGCCATCTCCACCAACTGCACCACGCGTGACCAGGTCCGCTTTGTACAGGTCACCAACTACAACGTGAACCAGACGCAGGGCCGTAACTCGCAGTACACGACGCGCTACCTCAACCTCGACACGAACGTTCTGAAGAAGATCAAGATCACCGGCCGCGTGAATGCCGAAGTGGGCGCGACCTTCCTCAACGTGACGAACAACCAGAACTTCGATACTCCGTCTGCCTACATCACCTCGCTGT
The nucleotide sequence above comes from Granulicella cerasi. Encoded proteins:
- a CDS encoding TonB-dependent receptor, whose product is MFDPSNFRVAKAVRRGLLVLACVAAVTAGHAQSARGVITGTVQDPSGATVPNANVTLRSPSQGTTTGVHTNSAGIYRFEGVNPGDYVVTVAAPGFSKSEVPATVHVGDTVGRDFKMAVGAASDTVEVSTSNLELQTEDAVRGSTITSKELAELPLASLNSLNLITTNPGVVRSNQGGSLDSGIGGVNGARARSNNFLIDGLNNNDISVAGPQATITNNDELSEVNFQTSNFSPEFGRAGGAVVSQITKSGTNKWHGTIATEYRSQYFNASTQTQRNAYTSALATYNTAVLTNPNYPVPMLKNKFHDIYPAITIGGPLVIPHLYDGHDRTFIFGGGQLDRYVANSLATFSNVPTDAGIATLQTLASSCPNVAFYLNLLQQAGNPRGSASGVGTGTVDISAPTSAAAPTCNGVARTGSVSYGQFYRYARDVYQDDNFLVRVDHKASSKQDMMFRFLFDDNNETLGGAEGLGPQFDVPGRYRNMGAAFTDVYQIRNNLVNEFRFGFVRNNLRYDIPSDHTLAQTLPAYGFSGTGTLAIPSVSSSFNQGRISNNFEYEDVVTYIKGHHAFKFGVEIQRQLAIQQAPFNGRGTVTYTACTTTSCSPGGISTTISAFSNFIDNYAGVTTSPVAKVFDTVYPNQPGKYRPNLFSYSFFVQDTYKMTPNLSIVYGVRYENFGQPANGALSHPAFNGYGTNDFAGISKVNVDNNNIGPTIGFSYQPHTGSGLFNGRTVIRGGYQLTYDTFFNNLLSNAKAASPNSPSNLPVPSTSTTTTPRGLSNPAALLASAVPTLTPYTTEMSDLKKDLRNPYYHHFSLGIQEELPGHILLDIAYVGTQGRQLFFTDPLNPALPNATFTGTATQTTSLYGSQTLRLYANRGTIQIRDGGATSNYNSVQVQVRHSGLKTVAGRLYFTSSYTYGKSLDVISETFATNSSAQNPSRSPAVADIRSLDYGPSDNDRRHVSSTVVNFQVRGPESGVLARVLGGWSIAPILTVQSGTPYTVLNGVDRDLDGSSIGDRADIGNKNAPFDSRGMVTTACASGLYDGGKYAAAVAAGVATATAISTNCTTRDQVRFVQVTNYNVNQTQGRNSQYTTRYLNLDTNVLKKIKITGRVNAEVGATFLNVTNNQNFDTPSAYITSLSTYGNTSNFLNYSIPSGGSRTMRLRAKILF